A window of Lacibacter sediminis contains these coding sequences:
- a CDS encoding SRPBCC family protein yields the protein MQTANEIALEKVYNAPIALVWAAITQEQHMRNWYFDFKGQFQLTTGHTFDWYAGDLKDKQWLHRGEMLEIIPNKKLVHTWTYPGYSGKAIAYWELSEVDAATTKLNFRFEFAEPFDANQPSLVRGNFVNGWNELILNSLEQYLNKQ from the coding sequence ATGCAAACAGCAAACGAAATTGCTCTTGAAAAAGTTTACAATGCTCCCATCGCACTCGTTTGGGCAGCCATTACCCAAGAGCAACACATGCGCAACTGGTACTTCGATTTTAAAGGACAGTTTCAATTAACGACCGGTCATACATTCGATTGGTATGCCGGTGATCTCAAAGACAAACAATGGCTGCACCGTGGAGAAATGCTGGAGATCATTCCCAATAAGAAACTTGTGCACACATGGACATATCCAGGTTATAGTGGCAAAGCGATTGCTTATTGGGAGCTAAGTGAAGTTGATGCTGCTACAACAAAACTCAATTTCCGTTTTGAATTTGCTGAACCGTTTGACGCAAACCAACCATCATTGGTGCGTGGCAATTTTGTAAACGGCTGGAACGAACTTATCCTCAACAGTCTTGAACAATATCTCAACAAACAATAA
- a CDS encoding SulP family inorganic anion transporter codes for MMFRPKLFDTLKNYNRQQFSKDLMAGIIVGIVALPLAIAFAIASGVSPEKGLYTAVIAGFIISALGGSRVQIGGPTGAFIVIVYGIVQTHGVNGLIIATMMAGVLLIIMGLARLGSVIRFIPHPLIVGFTSGIAIIIFSSQMKDFFGLKMGALPAEFTDKWSDYIAHFSSINVYATGIAVATVLIVLLWGKLTHKIPGTFIAILVTTAAVSIFHFPVETIGSRFGAIPSSIPTPSFPQIDFATIRSLVQPAFTIALLSAIESLLSAVVADGMIGGNHKSNVELIAQGTANIFSSLFGGIPATGAIARTATNVKNGGRTPVAGMVHALTLLLIMLFVGKWAALIPMATLAGILVVIAYNMSEWENFRSVLKGPRSDMAVLLTTFFLTVFIDLTVAIEIGMILAAFLFMRKMIQFSDVRLLSGEAGENSDEQDKEMISNYQVPDGVDVFEITGPLFFGAAYKFKDAMKLVEKTPIVLIIRMRHVPIIDATGIKTIEEVYKESKRRGTKLILSEVHSNQVMKELKDARLLFAIGKSNVITSFTEALERSRLFTK; via the coding sequence ATGATGTTTCGTCCCAAACTTTTCGATACCCTTAAAAACTACAACCGTCAACAGTTTAGTAAAGATCTGATGGCGGGGATTATTGTGGGTATAGTTGCTTTGCCACTCGCCATTGCTTTTGCTATTGCCAGTGGCGTTTCTCCTGAAAAAGGATTGTACACTGCTGTTATTGCCGGGTTTATTATATCGGCATTAGGAGGCAGCCGTGTACAGATCGGTGGACCAACCGGTGCCTTTATTGTCATTGTTTATGGCATTGTACAAACACATGGGGTGAACGGATTGATCATTGCCACAATGATGGCAGGAGTATTATTGATCATTATGGGTTTGGCAAGATTGGGTTCTGTCATCAGATTTATTCCTCACCCGCTTATTGTTGGATTTACAAGCGGCATCGCCATCATTATTTTTTCATCTCAAATGAAAGACTTTTTTGGATTGAAGATGGGAGCTTTGCCGGCGGAATTTACCGATAAGTGGAGCGATTACATTGCTCACTTCAGCAGCATTAATGTATATGCAACAGGTATTGCTGTAGCAACAGTATTGATCGTACTACTTTGGGGGAAACTAACACACAAAATACCGGGAACTTTCATTGCTATTTTGGTAACAACGGCGGCAGTGTCTATTTTTCATTTCCCTGTTGAAACAATCGGCAGCAGGTTTGGTGCCATTCCTTCTTCCATTCCAACACCCTCATTTCCTCAAATAGATTTTGCAACTATCAGAAGTTTGGTGCAACCGGCATTTACGATTGCTTTGCTCAGTGCAATTGAATCGTTATTATCTGCAGTAGTTGCAGATGGAATGATAGGCGGTAATCATAAATCGAATGTGGAACTGATCGCACAAGGCACAGCGAATATATTCTCCTCTTTATTTGGCGGCATACCGGCAACAGGTGCAATTGCACGCACTGCAACTAATGTAAAAAATGGTGGCCGTACACCGGTGGCGGGTATGGTACACGCCCTTACGCTGTTACTCATTATGCTGTTTGTTGGAAAATGGGCAGCACTGATACCAATGGCAACTCTTGCAGGAATATTAGTGGTGATTGCTTACAATATGAGCGAGTGGGAAAATTTCCGATCGGTATTGAAAGGACCACGAAGTGATATGGCTGTTTTGCTCACAACATTTTTCTTAACTGTATTTATTGATCTCACTGTTGCCATTGAAATTGGAATGATACTGGCTGCTTTCTTATTCATGCGGAAAATGATCCAGTTCAGTGATGTGCGTTTGCTCTCGGGAGAAGCAGGGGAGAATTCTGACGAGCAGGATAAAGAAATGATCAGTAATTACCAGGTTCCGGATGGAGTTGATGTGTTTGAAATAACCGGTCCATTATTTTTTGGTGCAGCGTATAAGTTTAAAGATGCAATGAAGTTGGTGGAGAAAACTCCGATTGTATTGATCATACGCATGCGACATGTACCGATCATTGATGCAACCGGTATTAAGACCATTGAAGAAGTTTACAAAGAATCAAAGCGAAGAGGAACGAAACTTATTTTATCGGAAGTACACAGTAACCAGGTGATGAAAGAATTGAAAGATGCGAGGTTATTGTTTGCCATCGGCAAATCAAATGTAATAACGAGTTTCACCGAAGCATTGGAAAGAAGCAGATTATTTACAAAATGA
- a CDS encoding lipid A deacylase LpxR family protein, translated as MLKPTIVTLFFIFCFAFVQAQDTSNVYTKEFTFITENDNYNFTKKDRYYSNGVFLRYQWLAKNISSSRLATKLHRIEAGQMIYNPHLNRRSLEQVLEQQDRPYAGWLYASYGQTNVFNDERILQFDGAVGILGPGAKGKEVQTNYHKIIGLYKLYGWENQVQNEMGVNASVRYYQPLIAATKTFSLHATGKATLGNTFTNASAGVLLKLGKLEDEQYSAYWSGRLGQSKQEQRHQTEFIFFLEPMLMAQAYNATVQGGLFREDKGNYTSELNPFIYIVKTGIILSNRQTSFSAYYHIKQREAKTMIEPFEVYGAFAFSIRFR; from the coding sequence ATGTTGAAACCAACCATTGTAACCCTCTTTTTTATTTTCTGTTTTGCCTTTGTGCAGGCGCAGGATACATCCAACGTTTATACAAAAGAGTTTACGTTTATAACCGAGAACGATAACTACAATTTCACAAAAAAGGATCGTTACTATTCCAATGGCGTTTTTCTGCGTTACCAATGGCTGGCGAAAAATATCTCATCATCCAGGTTGGCTACCAAACTTCACCGCATTGAAGCGGGGCAAATGATCTATAACCCACACCTCAACCGTCGCTCACTGGAGCAGGTGCTGGAACAACAGGATCGTCCTTATGCCGGTTGGTTGTACGCAAGCTATGGACAAACCAATGTGTTTAATGATGAACGCATTTTGCAATTCGATGGAGCAGTTGGCATTCTTGGTCCCGGTGCAAAAGGAAAAGAAGTGCAAACAAATTATCATAAGATCATTGGTCTGTATAAACTTTATGGCTGGGAAAACCAGGTGCAGAACGAAATGGGCGTAAATGCATCGGTGCGTTATTATCAACCACTCATCGCTGCCACAAAAACCTTTAGTCTTCATGCCACAGGTAAAGCAACACTTGGCAATACATTTACGAATGCATCAGCCGGTGTGTTATTAAAACTCGGTAAGCTGGAAGATGAGCAATACAGCGCTTACTGGAGCGGGCGTCTCGGACAAAGCAAACAAGAGCAACGGCATCAAACTGAATTCATCTTTTTTCTTGAACCAATGCTTATGGCACAGGCATACAATGCAACTGTGCAAGGCGGTTTGTTCCGGGAGGATAAAGGCAACTATACATCAGAACTGAATCCGTTCATTTATATCGTTAAAACAGGGATCATTCTTTCAAACCGGCAGACTTCCTTCTCGGCGTATTATCATATCAAACAACGGGAAGCAAAAACCATGATTGAACCATTTGAAGTTTATGGCGCTTTTGCATTCAGCATCCGCTTTCGTTAA
- the nagA gene encoding N-acetylglucosamine-6-phosphate deacetylase → MLAFYNGTVFTGDRFINGHAVLVNNGVIESILPAADISADIDRYDLQGNLLVPAFIDLQLYGGNGLLFSEALNEEAILATDAYCVSGGCTRFLLTMATNGIDIFLNGIDVAKTFLQQNPNSGLLGLHLEGPYINPLKRGAHLSEYIKQPTLDEVKLLLDKSEGIVKMMTLAPEQCSDQIIQLLLDNSVIVSAGHSNATYEQAIAGFNKGITTATHLFNAMSPLQGRELGMVGAIYDHATAHSSIVCDGFHTSFAAVRISKKMMQERLFLITDAVAETNEGAYQHLLKDDRYVLPDGTLSGSALTMIKAVNNCVNKAGIEFDEALRMASLYPSRVAQLQGFGKIEEGFKADLVILSNDGLLKQVYRNNMFLL, encoded by the coding sequence ATGCTTGCATTTTACAACGGAACAGTTTTTACAGGTGATCGTTTTATAAACGGTCACGCTGTATTGGTGAATAATGGAGTGATCGAATCTATATTGCCTGCTGCTGATATTTCTGCAGATATAGATCGTTATGATCTTCAGGGCAATTTATTAGTTCCGGCGTTTATTGATCTGCAATTATACGGCGGCAATGGCCTGCTGTTTTCCGAAGCGCTGAATGAAGAAGCTATACTTGCTACGGATGCCTATTGTGTAAGCGGAGGATGTACACGCTTCCTGTTAACAATGGCTACAAATGGCATCGATATTTTTTTGAATGGCATTGATGTTGCAAAAACATTCCTGCAACAAAATCCAAATAGTGGCTTGTTGGGGTTACACCTTGAAGGGCCGTATATCAATCCCTTAAAACGTGGGGCGCATTTATCAGAGTACATTAAACAACCAACACTTGACGAAGTAAAGTTATTGCTTGATAAAAGCGAAGGCATTGTAAAGATGATGACACTTGCACCTGAGCAATGCAGTGATCAAATAATTCAACTTCTGCTTGATAATAGTGTAATTGTTTCCGCCGGTCATAGTAATGCAACTTATGAACAGGCAATTGCCGGTTTCAACAAAGGCATTACAACAGCAACGCATTTATTCAATGCTATGTCGCCGTTGCAAGGAAGAGAGTTAGGAATGGTTGGTGCCATCTATGATCATGCAACCGCACACAGCAGTATCGTTTGCGATGGATTTCATACTTCGTTTGCAGCAGTACGCATCAGCAAAAAAATGATGCAGGAGCGTTTATTCCTGATCACTGATGCAGTAGCTGAAACAAATGAAGGTGCCTATCAACACTTGTTAAAAGATGATCGTTATGTTTTACCCGATGGAACACTGTCTGGCTCTGCACTTACCATGATAAAAGCAGTGAACAATTGCGTGAATAAGGCAGGTATTGAATTTGATGAAGCGTTGCGGATGGCTTCGCTATATCCTTCGAGAGTGGCACAGCTGCAAGGATTCGGTAAAATTGAAGAAGGATTTAAAGCTGATCTTGTTATTCTTTCTAATGACGGTTTGTTGAAACAGGTTTACCGGAATAACATGTTTCTTTTATGA
- a CDS encoding nitrilase family protein: MSHLTFTLIQTNLHWEDKAANLQMLEEKINSIQHPTQIIVLPEMFNTGFSMKPEEFAEPMNGPTVEWMKKMAAQKRVIVTGSIMASQLAEDGSTQYFNRLIWMLPNGQYGVYDKRHLFAYADEDKHYTAGTKRLIASVNGWKINLMVCYDLRFPVWARQQSKENEPEFDVLIYVANWPERRVHAWKTLLNARAIENQCYVIGVNRTGNDGNNIYHSGSSMVVDAMGEVLYEKEHDEDIFTITLSKEKLEEIRHKLPFLKDGDAFSILP; the protein is encoded by the coding sequence ATGAGTCATCTTACATTCACACTCATTCAAACAAATCTGCATTGGGAAGACAAAGCAGCCAACCTGCAAATGCTGGAAGAGAAGATCAATTCTATTCAGCATCCAACGCAAATCATTGTGCTTCCTGAAATGTTCAATACCGGTTTCAGTATGAAGCCGGAAGAATTTGCAGAGCCAATGAATGGACCCACCGTTGAATGGATGAAAAAGATGGCAGCTCAAAAGCGGGTGATCGTTACGGGTAGTATTATGGCGAGTCAGCTTGCTGAAGATGGATCAACACAATATTTTAATCGCCTGATCTGGATGTTGCCTAACGGACAGTATGGCGTGTACGATAAACGTCACCTGTTTGCATACGCTGATGAAGACAAACACTATACAGCCGGCACTAAACGTTTGATTGCATCCGTGAATGGCTGGAAGATCAACCTGATGGTTTGTTATGATTTGCGGTTCCCTGTTTGGGCACGTCAGCAATCAAAAGAGAATGAACCGGAGTTTGATGTATTGATCTACGTCGCCAACTGGCCCGAACGGAGAGTGCATGCATGGAAAACATTACTCAACGCAAGAGCTATCGAAAATCAGTGTTATGTAATTGGTGTGAACCGAACAGGTAATGACGGGAATAATATCTATCACAGCGGTAGCAGTATGGTCGTTGATGCAATGGGTGAAGTGCTGTATGAAAAAGAACATGACGAAGATATTTTCACCATTACACTCTCCAAAGAAAAACTCGAAGAGATACGTCATAAACTTCCTTTCTTAAAAGACGGAGATGCGTTCAGCATTCTTCCATAA
- a CDS encoding SRPBCC family protein, with product MSTVKQQFSITRTFNASKQQVFDAFANAEALAKWWGPANMPIDVLQLDFRPKGIFHYSMKAGDVTRYGVFHYVAIEEPNRIEWVNSFANETGEIIQAPFPGLVFPKQVMNILTLTEENGITTLHLTGYPINASEEEENTYYSMFASMNQGFTGTLNQLEEYLKSL from the coding sequence ATGTCAACAGTCAAACAACAGTTTTCAATAACACGTACATTCAACGCAAGCAAGCAACAGGTGTTTGATGCATTTGCAAATGCAGAAGCATTAGCCAAATGGTGGGGACCGGCAAACATGCCTATTGATGTATTACAACTCGATTTTCGTCCGAAAGGCATTTTTCATTACAGCATGAAAGCTGGCGATGTTACACGTTATGGCGTATTTCATTATGTTGCAATTGAAGAACCAAATCGCATTGAATGGGTCAATTCTTTTGCCAACGAAACAGGTGAAATTATACAGGCACCTTTTCCGGGATTGGTTTTTCCAAAGCAAGTCATGAATATATTGACGCTAACGGAAGAGAACGGAATTACCACGTTGCACTTAACAGGTTATCCCATCAATGCAAGTGAAGAAGAAGAGAATACTTACTATTCTATGTTTGCAAGTATGAACCAGGGATTCACAGGCACACTTAACCAACTCGAAGAATATTTAAAATCTCTATAG
- a CDS encoding regulatory protein RecX codes for MYKQQLTKEQAHQKAKHYCAYQERCHSEVKEKLYGFGLRKSDVEELLSKLIEEDYLNEERFAVQFAGGRFRMKQWGRVKIKYELKQKYVSEYLIKKAMKTIDEEDYLATVQKLYEQKLKQLKGETNIFIRKRKITDYLMQKGYEQNIISELLR; via the coding sequence ATGTACAAGCAACAACTCACCAAAGAACAGGCGCACCAGAAAGCTAAGCACTACTGTGCATACCAGGAGCGTTGCCACAGTGAGGTGAAAGAAAAACTATATGGCTTCGGGTTGCGTAAATCTGATGTGGAAGAGTTGTTGTCGAAACTCATTGAAGAAGATTACCTTAACGAAGAACGGTTTGCAGTGCAGTTTGCCGGTGGCCGTTTCCGCATGAAGCAATGGGGAAGGGTAAAGATTAAGTACGAACTTAAACAGAAATATGTAAGTGAGTACCTGATCAAAAAAGCCATGAAAACTATTGATGAAGAAGATTACCTGGCCACGGTGCAAAAGCTATACGAGCAGAAACTGAAACAACTGAAAGGCGAAACCAACATCTTCATCCGTAAAAGAAAGATCACTGATTATTTAATGCAAAAAGGCTATGAGCAAAACATCATTAGCGAATTGTTACGTTAA
- a CDS encoding methyltransferase domain-containing protein has protein sequence MHFLEQNKYSDKWFRSDKEFDNLYPYYIKALAFKHWTALVIARKAADFLAAEPNTSILDIGCGVGKFCLAAAQHQPNALYFGIEQRKWLLHYAEQAKTELALENVYFMEGNFTQLDFTLYDHFYFYNPFYENLSGTDKIDDSIDYSVELYNYYNRYLFRKLQQKPAGTRLATFHSLEEEIPSDYHLVGSEANELLKFWIKV, from the coding sequence ATGCACTTTCTTGAACAGAATAAATACAGCGATAAATGGTTTCGTTCTGACAAGGAGTTCGATAATCTTTATCCATACTATATTAAAGCACTGGCATTTAAACACTGGACTGCATTAGTAATCGCACGAAAGGCGGCTGATTTCCTGGCAGCCGAACCGAATACATCTATTCTTGATATTGGTTGCGGTGTTGGAAAATTTTGTCTTGCTGCGGCACAGCACCAACCCAATGCATTGTATTTTGGCATTGAACAGCGCAAATGGTTGCTCCATTATGCGGAGCAGGCAAAAACAGAATTGGCGTTGGAGAATGTGTATTTTATGGAAGGCAACTTCACACAGTTAGACTTTACGCTTTACGATCATTTTTATTTTTACAATCCGTTTTATGAGAATTTGTCCGGTACCGACAAGATAGATGACAGTATTGATTACTCAGTTGAATTGTACAACTACTACAACCGTTATTTATTCAGAAAACTGCAGCAAAAACCTGCCGGTACAAGACTGGCAACCTTTCACAGCCTGGAAGAAGAAATACCATCTGATTACCATCTTGTGGGTAGTGAAGCAAACGAGCTGTTGAAATTCTGGATCAAAGTATAA
- a CDS encoding Crp/Fnr family transcriptional regulator — MSIRSLFPFEKWDFKSESIMAGLPPEDQAILTLHQTEHLYAKGDIIFREGGFPTGIFFIKEGKVKKYKADKDGREQIIYVANTGELIGYHAILAQDHYPDSAAALENSSIVFIPKEDFLEAMQQSEVLSKRLLKTLSHEFSVLANSLSLFTQKSAKERLAIQLIILREKYKVDFKPGMYVEINMSRKDLANLVGTARENVVRLLTELKQDGILETTGSKIIILDVEKLLLIANS, encoded by the coding sequence ATGAGTATACGCAGCCTTTTCCCTTTTGAAAAATGGGATTTTAAAAGTGAATCTATTATGGCTGGTCTTCCGCCGGAGGATCAGGCAATTCTTACGCTGCACCAAACAGAACATCTGTATGCAAAAGGAGACATCATTTTCAGAGAAGGTGGTTTTCCTACAGGCATCTTCTTTATCAAAGAAGGAAAAGTAAAAAAGTACAAAGCAGATAAAGACGGCAGAGAACAGATCATTTATGTAGCTAATACAGGTGAGCTGATCGGTTACCATGCCATCCTTGCACAGGATCATTATCCTGATTCTGCCGCAGCATTAGAAAACAGCAGTATTGTTTTTATTCCAAAAGAAGATTTCCTGGAAGCTATGCAGCAATCAGAAGTGTTAAGTAAACGCTTGTTGAAAACACTCAGCCATGAATTCTCTGTGTTAGCGAACAGCCTTTCGCTATTCACACAAAAATCAGCGAAGGAACGACTGGCCATACAACTCATTATCCTGAGAGAAAAATATAAGGTTGATTTTAAACCGGGCATGTATGTGGAGATAAACATGAGCAGGAAAGACCTCGCCAATCTTGTTGGCACCGCAAGAGAAAATGTGGTACGCTTGTTAACAGAATTGAAACAGGATGGTATTTTAGAAACAACCGGCAGCAAGATCATTATCCTCGATGTTGAAAAGCTGTTATTGATCGCCAACAGTTGA
- a CDS encoding 5'-methylthioadenosine/S-adenosylhomocysteine nucleosidase family protein yields the protein MSLLHPLSHNLPLQEALFVFALESEAAEEFTDCSTLITGIGKVSAAYALTKYIAQHKPAMIINLGSAGSNTFSKGDIVCCTKFIQRDMDVRGLGFQLYETPLSGIDPLLQYGLQIDGLPLGICGTGDNFEMSHTATEYNVVDMEAYPLALIAMQENIPFLCLKYISDGANGDAADDWNELVHKAAVAFRRLLFG from the coding sequence ATGTCTTTACTACATCCACTTTCGCATAACCTGCCTTTGCAGGAAGCGTTGTTTGTATTTGCACTTGAATCGGAAGCAGCAGAAGAGTTTACCGATTGCAGCACACTGATTACCGGTATTGGTAAAGTGAGTGCGGCGTATGCACTCACCAAATACATTGCTCAACATAAACCTGCGATGATCATCAATCTTGGTTCAGCAGGAAGTAATACATTCAGCAAAGGAGATATTGTTTGCTGTACAAAATTTATTCAGCGTGATATGGATGTACGTGGGCTGGGGTTTCAACTCTACGAAACACCTTTGAGCGGTATTGATCCGTTACTGCAATATGGCTTACAGATCGATGGCTTGCCATTGGGGATTTGTGGCACAGGCGATAACTTTGAAATGAGCCATACAGCCACAGAATACAATGTAGTAGATATGGAAGCTTACCCGTTGGCATTGATTGCTATGCAGGAGAACATTCCATTCCTCTGTTTGAAATACATTTCTGATGGGGCTAATGGTGATGCTGCTGATGACTGGAACGAACTGGTGCATAAAGCAGCGGTTGCTTTTCGGAGATTGTTATTTGGTTGA
- a CDS encoding PAS domain-containing protein has product MKKDNHSFRELNELGLLVSDQVTAMLAYWDKDLISRFANNAYHEWFGRTREEMMNKMHISELLGPLYEKNLPYIKAALAGEKQVFEREIPIPNGSGTRHSLATYIPDVRDGEVIGFFVHVADVTHVKKLEQQLTQSKREILRNIIDTEESESRRLVYILRENINQRLAACKMLTDEKKENLTESDKVVNKMMADIIDEINSICEELTPSELEIFGIIKTIEIACEKFSLHYPVTIEFNCFENAIEQIDLDEKLTIFRIVQNFIRMSINNLQESTIKIILSYDHPEVSIRLLSTKPLLLSPNTKEYKAIECRVEYNGGSVIELRNEEYSGLLIRFQLNKS; this is encoded by the coding sequence ATGAAAAAAGACAATCATTCGTTCCGGGAATTAAATGAGTTGGGACTTTTGGTATCGGACCAGGTAACGGCAATGCTTGCTTACTGGGATAAAGATCTCATCAGCAGGTTTGCCAATAATGCTTATCACGAATGGTTTGGCAGAACGAGGGAGGAAATGATGAACAAAATGCACATCAGCGAACTGTTGGGTCCTCTTTACGAAAAAAATCTCCCCTACATTAAGGCTGCATTAGCCGGCGAAAAGCAGGTGTTTGAAAGAGAAATACCAATTCCAAACGGTAGCGGAACACGTCATTCACTGGCAACTTATATTCCTGATGTGAGAGATGGAGAAGTGATTGGTTTTTTTGTGCATGTGGCCGATGTAACGCACGTAAAAAAACTTGAACAGCAGTTAACACAATCAAAACGGGAAATTCTGCGAAACATTATTGATACTGAAGAAAGCGAAAGCCGTCGCCTTGTTTATATTCTGAGAGAGAATATTAATCAACGGCTGGCAGCCTGCAAAATGTTAACAGACGAAAAAAAGGAGAATCTCACAGAGAGCGATAAGGTGGTAAATAAAATGATGGCTGATATTATTGATGAAATCAATTCAATTTGTGAGGAACTGACGCCTTCTGAACTGGAAATATTCGGCATAATAAAAACGATTGAAATTGCCTGCGAAAAATTTTCTTTACACTACCCTGTTACGATCGAATTTAATTGTTTTGAAAATGCAATTGAACAAATTGACCTGGATGAAAAGCTAACCATATTCAGGATCGTACAGAATTTTATCAGAATGAGTATTAACAATCTGCAGGAATCGACCATTAAAATTATACTTTCATATGATCATCCCGAGGTGAGTATTCGTTTGCTTTCAACGAAGCCATTGCTACTTTCACCAAATACAAAAGAATACAAAGCAATTGAGTGCAGGGTAGAATATAACGGAGGCAGTGTGATTGAACTGCGTAATGAAGAATACTCAGGTTTACTTATTCGGTTTCAGCTTAATAAGTCTTAG
- a CDS encoding YoaK family protein gives MLRKYSNSRTLGDNVKLGVLTAFSAGMVNIASLLLFFSFSSNVTGHYAILAAELVKGNLYQAAVVLGWIFLFFFGGFVSNMFVIHMNKKNTYVAHALPIVLEIICLVAVGIYGQFFYKETLVETEAMLALMLFAMGLQNGLTASISNFAVKTTHLTGVTTDLGILFSMFTHKEHRKNNELKGKAILLLSIAAAYLAGAVVSGITYMHMGFRLFYAVSLFLVVVIFYDFYKLKLFRYLSNKRTKTQAIQLETIAKQLPNIPEQKKKRTQEEVPAY, from the coding sequence ATGCTCAGAAAATACAGTAACAGCAGAACATTGGGCGATAATGTGAAACTTGGCGTGCTCACTGCATTTTCAGCGGGCATGGTCAATATTGCATCGCTCTTATTATTCTTTTCTTTCAGTTCAAATGTAACAGGGCACTACGCCATTCTTGCGGCAGAACTGGTGAAAGGAAATTTGTACCAGGCCGCTGTTGTGCTTGGCTGGATCTTTCTGTTCTTCTTTGGCGGGTTTGTATCGAACATGTTTGTGATACATATGAATAAGAAGAACACCTATGTAGCACATGCACTACCAATTGTGCTCGAGATCATCTGCCTTGTTGCAGTGGGTATTTACGGTCAGTTTTTTTATAAAGAAACACTTGTTGAAACAGAAGCAATGTTAGCGCTGATGTTGTTTGCAATGGGTTTGCAGAATGGACTGACAGCAAGTATTTCAAACTTTGCTGTGAAGACAACACATTTAACGGGTGTTACAACAGACCTCGGTATTTTGTTTTCGATGTTTACGCACAAAGAACACCGAAAGAACAATGAGTTGAAAGGGAAAGCGATTTTGTTATTATCCATTGCCGCTGCATACCTTGCCGGCGCAGTTGTGTCGGGTATTACTTATATGCATATGGGCTTCCGTTTGTTTTATGCAGTGAGTTTGTTTTTGGTGGTAGTGATCTTTTACGACTTCTACAAGTTGAAACTTTTTCGCTACCTCAGCAATAAACGGACAAAAACACAAGCGATACAATTGGAAACAATAGCAAAGCAACTTCCAAACATACCGGAACAAAAAAAGAAACGAACTCAAGAAGAAGTACCCGCCTATTGA
- a CDS encoding SRPBCC family protein, whose protein sequence is MSVTTSTADRELRLTRLLNAPVELVWEVFTDPEHIKHWWGPNGFTNTITKMDVQPEGEWDLVMHGPDGTDYKNKSVFKEIIKHKKIVYEHVSVPTFLTSIEFEERGNQTQLHWHMLFESREQFIQVVKTFKADEGLTQNIDKLENYLHQQLQVLNK, encoded by the coding sequence ATGTCTGTAACAACCAGCACCGCCGATCGGGAACTTCGTTTAACAAGATTGCTCAACGCACCTGTTGAGCTAGTGTGGGAAGTTTTTACTGATCCCGAACATATTAAACATTGGTGGGGACCGAACGGGTTCACCAACACCATCACTAAAATGGATGTGCAACCGGAAGGTGAATGGGATTTGGTCATGCACGGACCTGATGGCACCGATTATAAAAACAAAAGTGTATTTAAAGAAATCATCAAACATAAAAAGATCGTGTATGAGCATGTAAGTGTGCCAACGTTTTTAACCAGCATTGAATTTGAAGAACGTGGCAATCAAACGCAACTTCATTGGCATATGCTTTTTGAAAGCAGGGAACAATTCATCCAGGTGGTGAAAACATTCAAAGCAGATGAAGGACTGACACAAAATATTGATAAGCTCGAAAACTACCTTCACCAACAGTTACAGGTATTGAACAAATAA